The following are from one region of the Syngnathus acus chromosome 10, fSynAcu1.2, whole genome shotgun sequence genome:
- the ino80b gene encoding INO80 complex subunit B gives MGKRKDVAHSRFPCEGNVGLHGMHKHKHKKHKRHKRKHQGLSEIPEPVVIPRPPPQLRLKIKLGGQTLGTKSVPTFTVHPGVACPPSPLMIVDDDDDNDDDEDNDDDDEEEEEEDDEPSVPLEQYRAWLDEDSNMATSPLPDMDSDSMLGVPVDEEERWLDALEKGELDDNGELKKEVDESLLTARQKALLHKQQIQPLLELPMGYKEKEMTVEMMQKREERARKRRLQAAKKAEESKNQTIERLTKTSKAKIKSTREKKSKLSQCPIVRYSDSSRGVTISFPAGVPAPAPHPPPPPLVPPVSCGVSGCSNPKKYSCSKTGIPLCSLQCYKRNMQAVC, from the exons atggggaaaagaaaagacgTGGCTCATTCCAGGTTTCCCT GCGAAGGCAACGTGGGGCTGCatggcatgcacaaacataagcataaaaaacacaagaggCACAAGAGGAAGCACCAAGGGCTCTCTGAGATTCCAGAGCCCGTCGTCATCCCTCGCCCGCCCCCGCAACTGCGACTCAAGATCAAGCTGGGAGGACAGACGCTAGGGACAAAGAG TGTTCCTACTTTCACCGTGCACCCTGGTGTGGCTTGTCCTCCCTCGCCATTGATGATCGtggacgacgacgatgacaacgatgacgacgaagacaacgacgacgacgatgaggaggaagaagaggaagatgacgaGCCTTCTGTGCCTCTGGAGCAGTATCGGGCCTGGCTGG ATGAAGACAGCAACATGGCCACGTCTCCTCTGCCTGACATGGACTCTGACTCCATGTTGGGCGTGCCCGTGGACGAGGAGGAGAGGTGGCTTGACGCTCTGGAGAAAGGTGAGCTTGACGACAACGGCGAGCTCAAGAAGGAGGTTGACGAGTCCCTGCTCACGGCTCGACAG AAAGCACTACTCCACAAGCAGCAGATACAGCCCCTCCTGGAGCTGCCCATGGGCTACAAAGAGAAGGAGATGACCGTCGAGATGATGCAGAAGCGGGAAGAGCGCGCTCGCAAGCGGCGCTTGCAGGCGGCCAAGAAAGCGGAGGAGAGCAAGAACCAGACCATCGAGAGACTCACCAAGACCAGCAAGGCCAAGATCAAAAGCACGCGAGAGAAGAAGTCCAAGCTTAGCCAGTGTCCCATCGTCCGCTACAGTGACTCGTCCCGAGGCGTGACCATCTCCTTCCCCGCCGGCGTCCCCGCCCCCGCGCCGCAccctccgccgccgcctctgGTCCCCCCCGTGAGCTGCGGGGTGAGTGGCTGCTCCAACCCGAAGAAATACAGCTGCTCCAAAACGGGCATCCCTCTGTGCAGCCTGCAGTGCTACAAAAGGAACATGCAGGCAGTTTGTTGA
- the aadat gene encoding kynurenine/alpha-aminoadipate aminotransferase, mitochondrial yields the protein MNYARFLTAVSAARKPSPIRMLTELQQRSPPSLISLAAGAPNPNTFPFESATIKVKNGPDVSFDQVSMKRALQYSASSGIPELLTWMKNLQKSLHDPPTASYSPERGQMDLCVTTGSQEGLCKVFEMLVNPGDDVLLDSPTYPGTLAALQPLGCNIINVPSDQHGMIPAALKEVLSHWDPSDARRPKLLYTIPNGGNPTGASMTEQRKREVYELASLYDMLIIEDDPYYFLQFDKPRAPTFLSMDVDGRIIRTDSFSKILSSGLRMGFVTGPKPLVERVVLHVQASTMHTSTFTQLMVSQLLHSWGQDGFLQHVDGVSEFYRKQRDAMISSAHKWLTGLAKWHSPSAGMFLWMELMGVSDTRQLIMEKALEKEVLLVPGGVFMIDSDEPCSHVRAAYSLSTPEQIDLAFGRLAALIKEASGFEMNCPQK from the exons ATGAATTATGCTCGTTTCCTCACAGCTGTCAGTGCAGCAAGGAAACCGTCGCCCATCAGAATGCTGA CCGAGCTGCAGCAGCGCTCGCCCCCGTCGCTGATTTCGCTGGCCGCAGGTGCGCCCAACCCCAACACGTTCCCCTTTGAGTCGGCCACCATCAAGGTCAAGAACGGCCCGGACGTCTCCTTCGACCAGGTGTCCATGAAAAGGGCTCTTCAGTACTCTGCCTCCAGCGG AATCCCCGAGCTGCTGACGTGGATGAAGAACCTGCAGAAGAGTCTCCACGACCCGCCGACGGCGTCCTACAGTCCCGAGCGGGGACAGATGGACTTGTGTGTCACCACAGGGAGCCAGGAGGGACTCTGCAAG GTGTTCGAGATGCTGGTCAATCCAGGAGACGACGTCCTGCTGGACTCGCCCACCTACCCCGGAACACTGGCGGCG CTCCAGCCGTTGGGTTGCAACATCATCAACGTCCCCAGCGATCAGCACGGCATGATACCGGCGGCCCTCAAGGAGGTCTTGTCCCACTGGGACCCGTCGGACGCTCGCAGGCCCAAGCTGCTCTACACCATCCCCAACGGGGGGAACCCCACGGGGGCATCCATGACGGAGCAGAGGAAGAGGGAAGTCTACGAG CTGGCGAGCTTGTACGACATGCTGATCATCGAGGACGACCCGTACTACTTCCTGCAGTTTGACAAGCCCCGGGCGCCGACCTTCCTCTCCATGGACGTGGACGGCCGCATCATCAGAACCGACTCCTTTTCCAAGATCCTGTCTTCGGG CTTGAGGATGGGCTTTGTAACGGGTCCCAAGCCGCTGGTAGAGCGGGTGGTGCTGCACGTCCAGGCCTCCACCATGCACACCAGCACCTTCACGCAG CTCATGGTGTCGCAACTGTTGCACAGCTGGGGACAAGATGGCTTCCTTCAGCACGTAGACGG GGTGAGTGAGTTCTACAGAAAACAGCGCGACGCCATGATTAGCTCCGCTCACAAGTGGCTCACAG GTTTGGCCAAATGGCACAGTCCCTCGGCCGGGATGTTTCTGTGGATGGAgctgatgggcgtcagtgacACCAGGCAGCTTATCATGGAGAAGGCCTTGGAGAAAGAG GTGCTGCTGGTCCCAGGCGGCGTGTTCATGATCGACAGCGACGAGCCATGTTCGCATGTCAGGGCGGCGTATTCGCTATCCACGCCGGAACAGATTGACCTG GCCTTTGGTCGTCTCGCCGCACTCATCAAAGAGGCCTCGGGATTTGAGATGAACTGTccgcaaaaataa
- the mfap3l gene encoding microfibrillar-associated protein 3-like isoform X2 → MLRAAALNLVLVVWLVAFHTAAPSGDGSGTDVTDGADGSVPAALAATSQLIAREGSCVLIDCNVTGEPFPSIKWFNSHGDLIRADAGGKWWLLENGVLNISAIEFADRGKYTCVASNAHGASNCTVTLRVVLATGDMGVYYMVVCLVTFTIIMVLNVTRLCMMSSHLKKTEKAINEFFRTEGAEKLQKAFEIAKRIPIITSTKTVELAKVTQFKTMELARYIEELARSIPLPPLIMNCRTFMEEILEVVGVEEMRHTFLRQGPEGRRPTDGGPIDALGLMRERQRQRGRQLERSPSPAADSDNSTVREQPQRIAIQVSVHPPLEPPPAAPLQEHPQGSPGECPAGPPPCRVFYESHV, encoded by the exons atgttgcgGGCCGCTGCACTGAACCTTGTGCTTGTTGTGTGGCTTGTGGCTTTCCACACTGCCGCCCCGTCGGGAGACGGAAGCGGCACGGACGTGACGGATGGCGCAGATGGGTCCGTCCCGGCCGCGCTGGCCGCCACGAGCCAGCTGATCGCCCGCGAGGGAAGCTGCGTGCTGATCGACTGCAACGTCACCGGCGAGCCCTTCCCCAGCATCAAGTGGTTCAACTCGCACGGCGACCTCATCCGCGCCGACGCCG GTGGCAAGTGGTGGCTGTTGGAGAATGGCGTCCTCAACATCAGCGCCATTGAATTCGCCGACCGCGGCAAGTACACGTGCGTGGCGTCCAACGCGCACGGCGCCTCCAACTGCACGGTGACGCTGCGCGTGGTCTTAGCCACAGGCGACATGGGCGTCTACTACATGGTGGTGTGCCTGGTGACCTTCACCATCATCATGGTGCTCAACGTCACGCGCCTGTGCATGATGAGCAGCCACCTCAAGAAGACGGAGAAAGCCATCAACGAGTTCTTCCGCACCGAGGGCGCGGAGAAGCTGCAGAAGGCCTTTGAGATTGCCAAGCGCATCCCCATCATCACATCCACCAAGACGGTGGAGCTGGCCAAGGTGACGCAGTTCAAGACCATGGAGCTGGCGCGCTACATCGAGGAGCTGGCGCGCAGCATCCCGCTGCCGCCGCTCATCATGAACTGCCGCACTTTCATGGAGGAGATCCTGGAGGTGGTGGGCGTGGAAGAGATGAGGCACACCTTCCTCAGGCAGGGGCCCGAGGGCCGGCGGCCCACCGACGGCGGCCCCATAGACGCGCTCGGTCTCATGCGGGAGCGGCAGCGACAGCGGGGCCGGCAGCTGGAGCGCAGCCCGTCGCCCGCCGCAGACTCGGATAACTCCACGGTCCGGGAGCAGCCGCAGCGCATCGCCATCCAGGTGTCGGTGCACCCGCCGTTGGAACCGCCGCCCGCCGCGCCCCTCCAAGAGCACCCCCAAGGGAGCCCCGGCGAGTGTCCCGCCGGGCCGCCGCCCTGCCGGGTTTTCTACGAGAGTCACGTGTGA
- the mfap3l gene encoding microfibrillar-associated protein 3-like isoform X1, which yields MLRAAALNLVLVVWLVAFHTAAPSGDGSGTDVTDGADGSVPAALAATSQLIAREGSCVLIDCNVTGEPFPSIKWFNSHGDLIRADAGGGGKWWLLENGVLNISAIEFADRGKYTCVASNAHGASNCTVTLRVVLATGDMGVYYMVVCLVTFTIIMVLNVTRLCMMSSHLKKTEKAINEFFRTEGAEKLQKAFEIAKRIPIITSTKTVELAKVTQFKTMELARYIEELARSIPLPPLIMNCRTFMEEILEVVGVEEMRHTFLRQGPEGRRPTDGGPIDALGLMRERQRQRGRQLERSPSPAADSDNSTVREQPQRIAIQVSVHPPLEPPPAAPLQEHPQGSPGECPAGPPPCRVFYESHV from the exons atgttgcgGGCCGCTGCACTGAACCTTGTGCTTGTTGTGTGGCTTGTGGCTTTCCACACTGCCGCCCCGTCGGGAGACGGAAGCGGCACGGACGTGACGGATGGCGCAGATGGGTCCGTCCCGGCCGCGCTGGCCGCCACGAGCCAGCTGATCGCCCGCGAGGGAAGCTGCGTGCTGATCGACTGCAACGTCACCGGCGAGCCCTTCCCCAGCATCAAGTGGTTCAACTCGCACGGCGACCTCATCCGCGCCGACGCCGGTGGCG GTGGCAAGTGGTGGCTGTTGGAGAATGGCGTCCTCAACATCAGCGCCATTGAATTCGCCGACCGCGGCAAGTACACGTGCGTGGCGTCCAACGCGCACGGCGCCTCCAACTGCACGGTGACGCTGCGCGTGGTCTTAGCCACAGGCGACATGGGCGTCTACTACATGGTGGTGTGCCTGGTGACCTTCACCATCATCATGGTGCTCAACGTCACGCGCCTGTGCATGATGAGCAGCCACCTCAAGAAGACGGAGAAAGCCATCAACGAGTTCTTCCGCACCGAGGGCGCGGAGAAGCTGCAGAAGGCCTTTGAGATTGCCAAGCGCATCCCCATCATCACATCCACCAAGACGGTGGAGCTGGCCAAGGTGACGCAGTTCAAGACCATGGAGCTGGCGCGCTACATCGAGGAGCTGGCGCGCAGCATCCCGCTGCCGCCGCTCATCATGAACTGCCGCACTTTCATGGAGGAGATCCTGGAGGTGGTGGGCGTGGAAGAGATGAGGCACACCTTCCTCAGGCAGGGGCCCGAGGGCCGGCGGCCCACCGACGGCGGCCCCATAGACGCGCTCGGTCTCATGCGGGAGCGGCAGCGACAGCGGGGCCGGCAGCTGGAGCGCAGCCCGTCGCCCGCCGCAGACTCGGATAACTCCACGGTCCGGGAGCAGCCGCAGCGCATCGCCATCCAGGTGTCGGTGCACCCGCCGTTGGAACCGCCGCCCGCCGCGCCCCTCCAAGAGCACCCCCAAGGGAGCCCCGGCGAGTGTCCCGCCGGGCCGCCGCCCTGCCGGGTTTTCTACGAGAGTCACGTGTGA